One segment of Clavelina lepadiformis chromosome 2, kaClaLepa1.1, whole genome shotgun sequence DNA contains the following:
- the LOC143446869 gene encoding uncharacterized protein LOC143446869, with product MFVLLIFVLGAVTIIMQKFKCNPNFNKRIKIKKADITALKVDAITNAANESLLGGGGVDGAIHRAAGHELLRECRTLNGCKTGEAKITKGYKLPARHVIHTVGPIGEQPEKLQSCYYNSLELARRNNLSSIAFPCISTGVYGYPNEHAARVALGTVRQWMEENGTNLNLKIIFCLFLEIDKYHYGQLVDVYFPGFSAKSVKSKPELDSHAGSDKIQDNNVQESNSSRERPSQDGVDAINRAGAVSSSPAGGNEKTKEAVTDLDDDKKEKKNSEKVVTEQQEEVDTLTEDKSKTKEEQKDVEALGSKDLKEYETKDEDKRPSKAAKEHGSKDAEKHPVKEKRKSQDVDQSRMEGADETEPDDKPTDSESCAHSENGTSFKKQEKGVDVDTYKQIPSEFV from the coding sequence ATGTtcgttttgttaatttttgtacTAGGTGCTGTGACAATTATCATGCAAAAGTTTAAGTGTAATCCAAACTTTAAcaagagaataaaaataaagaaagcaGACATCACAGCATTGAAAGTTGATGCCATCACGAACGCAGCCAATGAGAGTCTGCTCGGAGGTGGCGGCGTTGATGGCGCCATCCACAGAGCGGCCGGGCATGAATTGCTGAGAGAATGTCGCACATTGAATGGATGCAAGACTGGTGAAGCGAAGATAACAAAAGGCTACAAGTTACCTGCGCGCCACGTCATTCACACTGTCGGCCCGATTGGTGAACAACCAGAAAAGTTGCAAAGTTGTTACTACAATAGCTTGGAGTTGGCTAGACGGAATAATTTATCTTCGATAGCTTTTCCGTGCATTTCAACCGGTGTTTATGGATACCCTAATGAACACGCAGCTCGTGTTGCATTAGGCACAGTTCGTCAGTGGATGGAAGAAAATGGAACAaacttaaatttgaaaatcatcTTTTGTCTTTTCCTAGAAATCGATAAATATCACTATGGACAGTTAGTTGATGTCTACTTTCCTGGTTTCAGCGCAAAATCTGTTAAAAGCAAACCAGAATTAGATTCTCATGCTGGTAGTGATAAGATCCAAGACAACAATGTTCAGGAGAGCAATTCATCGAGAGAGCGTCCTTCTCAAGATGGCGTGGATGCAATAAACAGAGCAGGAGCTGTTTCATCCTCACCTGCTGGTGGTAACGAGAAAACCAAGGAAGCCGTCACTGATTTAGATGACGAtaagaaagaaaagaagaacTCGGAAAAAGTCGTGACTGAGCAGCAAGAGGAAGTGGACACTTTGACTGAAgataaatcaaaaacaaaagaagagcaaaaagaTGTGGAAGCACTTGGGTCTAAAGATTTAAAAGAGTATGAAACTAAAGATGAAGATAAACGTCCATCCAAAGCTGCAAAGGAGCATGGTTCTAAAGATGCTGAAAAGCACCCAGTTAAGGAAAAACGGAAATCCCAAGATGTAGACCAAAGTAGAATGGAAGGTGCAGATGAAACTGAACCTGATGATAAACCTACAGACTCTGAATCCTGTGCTCACTCTGAAAATGGTACTTCTTTtaaaaagcaagaaaaagGTGTTGATGTAGACACTTATAAGCAGATCCCGTCAGAATTTGTGTGA
- the LOC143446870 gene encoding uncharacterized protein LOC143446870 isoform X1, translating to MSDPGAMWRNLAEFLAVVIVLCLTQLSVPASGHGKKVCLLKNVRYSEGTQFQHEWKPGCLLNCTCVIQGEKAYGNCTKRCNPFSYPPGCKVLRNACRCPSKYTCPNGDKCRNPETGKLYVIGKGWKNDSCNCICLGERRGAFRCQCASNESKPIAQFKRNETESTNAVIMKDRCVPDKNITCYSCRTLVTTHGDPNCFRKRKCDRWPHQFNQNGIKTTLMCTCYGPRGFTQCITRRPTRKRERRSYHSSSANSMIEMYETEGMDIFKTRTKHLELSVHGTN from the exons ATGTCTGACCCTGGAGCGATGTGGCGAAACCTGGCGGAGTTTCTAGCTGTGGTGATTGTCCTCTGCTTAACCCAACTATCAGTACCAGCAAGTGGACACGGCAAAA AGGTGTGTCTGCTAAAAAACGTCCGTTACAGCGAAGGCACTCAGTTTCAACACGAATGGAAGCCAGGGTGCTTGTTGAATTGCACGTGCGTCATACAAGGAGAGAAAGCTTACGGAAACTGCACCAAGCG ATGCAACCCGTTCTCTTATCCTCCCGGATGCAAAGTGCTACGTAATGCTTGCAGGTGTCCTTCTAAATATACTTGTCCAAACGGTGATAAGTGCCGTAATCCAGAG ACTGGCAAACTGTATGTGATCGGGAAAGGTTGGAAAAACGACTCTTGCAACTGCATCTGTTTGGGTGAAAGAAGAGGCGCATTTCGATGCCAGTGCGCAA GCAACGAAAGCAAACCGATCGCTCAATTCAAGCGAAACGAAACGGAATCGACGAACGCAGTAATCATGAAAGATCGCTGCGTGCCAGATAAGAACATCACTTGTTATAGCTGCCGCACTCTAG TAACAACGCATGGAGACCCTAATTGCTTTCGTAAGAGAAAATGTGACCGGTGGCCCCACCAATTCAATCAAAATGGTATAAAGACAACTCTGATGTGTACCTGTTATGGTCCGCGGGGATTCACCCAATGCATAACCAGGCGTCCGACAAGGAAACGAGAAAGAAG ATCGTACCATTCGTCTTCAGCCAACTCAATGATTGAAATGTATGAGACAGAGGGGAtggacatttttaaaactcgAACAAAACATTTAGAGTTGAGCGTGCACGGAACTAATTGA
- the LOC143446870 gene encoding uncharacterized protein LOC143446870 isoform X2 has protein sequence MSDPGAMWRNLAEFLAVVIVLCLTQLSVPASGHGKKVCLLKNVRYSEGTQFQHEWKPGCLLNCTCVIQGEKAYGNCTKRCNPFSYPPGCKVLRNACRCPSKYTCPNGDKCRNPETGKLYVIGKGWKNDSCNCICLGNESKPIAQFKRNETESTNAVIMKDRCVPDKNITCYSCRTLVTTHGDPNCFRKRKCDRWPHQFNQNGIKTTLMCTCYGPRGFTQCITRRPTRKRERRSYHSSSANSMIEMYETEGMDIFKTRTKHLELSVHGTN, from the exons ATGTCTGACCCTGGAGCGATGTGGCGAAACCTGGCGGAGTTTCTAGCTGTGGTGATTGTCCTCTGCTTAACCCAACTATCAGTACCAGCAAGTGGACACGGCAAAA AGGTGTGTCTGCTAAAAAACGTCCGTTACAGCGAAGGCACTCAGTTTCAACACGAATGGAAGCCAGGGTGCTTGTTGAATTGCACGTGCGTCATACAAGGAGAGAAAGCTTACGGAAACTGCACCAAGCG ATGCAACCCGTTCTCTTATCCTCCCGGATGCAAAGTGCTACGTAATGCTTGCAGGTGTCCTTCTAAATATACTTGTCCAAACGGTGATAAGTGCCGTAATCCAGAG ACTGGCAAACTGTATGTGATCGGGAAAGGTTGGAAAAACGACTCTTGCAACTGCATCTGTTTGG GCAACGAAAGCAAACCGATCGCTCAATTCAAGCGAAACGAAACGGAATCGACGAACGCAGTAATCATGAAAGATCGCTGCGTGCCAGATAAGAACATCACTTGTTATAGCTGCCGCACTCTAG TAACAACGCATGGAGACCCTAATTGCTTTCGTAAGAGAAAATGTGACCGGTGGCCCCACCAATTCAATCAAAATGGTATAAAGACAACTCTGATGTGTACCTGTTATGGTCCGCGGGGATTCACCCAATGCATAACCAGGCGTCCGACAAGGAAACGAGAAAGAAG ATCGTACCATTCGTCTTCAGCCAACTCAATGATTGAAATGTATGAGACAGAGGGGAtggacatttttaaaactcgAACAAAACATTTAGAGTTGAGCGTGCACGGAACTAATTGA